The Brevibacillus choshinensis genome includes the window TACAACAACAACGGAGAAGCTGAAATCATCATGATCACTCATTTGTCTTCGAAGAGTGACATGGATGGGGTCCTGTCCTATATGGAGACAATGGACATCGTGACGAAAGTAAAAAGTTGTTACCGTGTAGAAGGGGGAGACCAAAAATGAGTAACGATCGTCAATCCGGCATCATCGCACGTTACCGGGAATTTCTCCCGGTAACCGACAAAACTCCGCTCGTTAGTCTGCATGAAGGAAATACCCCCCTGATTCATGCTCCGAATCTCTCCAAGCAATTGGGAGTAGAGCTGTATGTAAAATATGAAGGGCTGAATCCAACCGGTTCGTTCAAAGACCGTGGAATGGTGATGGCCGTTGCGAAAGCAGTAGAGGAAGGCAGCACGACTATCATGTGTGCGTCTACCGGAAACACCTCCGCAGCAGCGGCAGCGTATGCAGCTCGTTGTGGTCTGCGTTGTATCGTGCTGATTCCGAGTGGGAATATTGCGCTGGGCAAGCTAGCTCAGGCGATTGCGTACGGAGCAGAAGTCATCGCGATCGATGGAAACTTTGATGAAGCATTGAATATTGTTCGGGAAATAACAGCAAATGAGCCGATTACTCTGGTTAACTCGGTAAATCCGTATCGCATCGAAGGTCAAAAGTCTGCCGCTTTTGAAGTGTGCGATGCACTGGGAGACGCACCTGATATTCTTGCAATTCCTGTAGGGAATGCAGGCAACATCACTGCGTACTGGAAAGGCTTTAAAGAATACAAAGCGGCAGGAAAATCAAATAGCTTGCCACGCATGTACGGATTCCAGGCAGCGGGAGCCGCCCCTCTGGTTCACGGGCAGCCAGTTCCAAATCCAGAGACGATCGCGACAGCAATCCGCATCGGCAATCCTGCCAGCAAAGATGGAGCACTGAATGCGATCAGCGAATCCCATGGTTTGATTGACAGCGTGACGGATGAAGAAATTCTCCATGCTTATCAATTGCTCGCAAAAAGTGAGGGTGTATTCTGTGAGCCGGCTTCCGCTGCCTCGTTGGCGGGAATTATCAAGCTCAAAGCAGCAGGCAAGCTGCAAGAGGGTGCCAAGGTCGCTTGCGTACTTACCGGTAACGGTCTGAAGGATCCAAATGTCGCACTCAAGCTAGTGGGAGAAGAGCCTCGTTCGGTACCTGCCACACGTGAAGCTGTTATGGCATTGGTCAGCCAAAAAGGGAGTGAAGTGCGGTCATGAATGGAAACCTTGTCCGGGTCATCATTCCGGCCAGTACTGCGAATCTGGGTCCAGGGTTTGATGCCCTGGGCCTGGCTTTCCAGTTGTATTCGGTCGTGGAAATGAAACGGAGCGAACAGACAACGATTGAACTGGTTGGCAAAGAGCTGCAAGGTACGCCTGCTGACAAAAGCAACTTGCTCTATCAAGTCGCGGCGCAGCTATTTGAGAAAGCGGGATTGCCTGCTCCCGAGCTGGCGATTCGTGCCTCCAGCGATGCTCCTCTCACTCGTGGACTTGGCAGCAGTGCTGCTGCGATCGTAGGTGCTTTGGTCGCTGCAAACCAGCTGGCGGGTGAACCATTTACTCGCGACCAACTGTTTGATATGGCGACGAGGCTGGAAGGACACCCTGACAATGTGGGTGCATCCATGTTCGGAGGGATCGTTGTGGCTACGATGCCAGATATCGCAGACGCACCGATTCCGTATATTCGCCTCTCGCCGCCCGCTGGATTACAGGCGCTTGTGGTGATTCCCGAATTTCCATTATCCACGGAAAAAGCGCGTAACGTTTTGCCGCAGGTGTACAGTAAGCAGGATGTTGTATATAATGTTGGACATAGCAGTCTGTTAGTGGCCGCATTGGCACAAGGCAGGCTGGACCTGTTGGGACAAGCGATGGGGGATCGGCTGCATCAGCCTTACCGCGCTGAGCTTGTGCCTGGCCTAAAAGACATCTTGGAAGAAGCGACAGCCCACGGAGCATTAGGTGCAGCGTTGAGCGGTGCCGGTCCGACGATCTTGTGCTTTTTCTCTACCGATGAACAGCGTGAGGAATTGCAAGGGTTTGTCGACAGGGTGATGAACGGGCACGGCATCTCGTACCGCGTGATGATACTTCAGCCGGACGAACATGGCGTACAGGTCGAAATCCATCAGACATAGAGTATAGTGGATAGGAGAAACGCCATGCAGAACAAACTTGCTTTTCTCGGACCACGTGGTACTTTTTCCGAAGAAGCGGCTCGATCCTTACCTATCGAGATGCCAATCGATTACGTGCCATACCCGAGCATTATTGAAGTGTTAAACGCGGTTGCCAAGGATGAAGTGAAGTATGGGATCGTACCGATTGAAAATTCAATCGAAGGAACGGTCAATTCCACTTTAGACTGGTTGATCCATGAGGTGGATCTACCGATCTTGGCCGAATTGGCCTTGCCGATTACGCAAAACTTGCTGGTCGCGAAACGGGAGCAGCCATTACAGCTGTCTGCTATTACCCGGGTGATGTCTCATCCGCAAGCGATCGCCCAGAGCTTTCATTTTATTCGGGAAAACATGCCGCAGGCTGTCGTGGAAAATGTGAACAGCACGGCGTTGGCAGCTCAGACGGTAAGTGAGCATCCAGAAGAACCTTGGGCGGCGATCGGGACACGTCTAAATGCGGATATTTATCCGTTGGAAGTGGCGCAGCCGCAGATTCAAGATTTTTCTAATAACTATACGCGCTTTGTATTAGTAGGTCAGGAACCACTGCCATTGCCTGCATCTGATCGGGAGAAGACCACGATTTTGGTCACACTGCCAGAAGATTTTCCAGGGGCGCTCTATCAAGTGCTGGCCGCTTTTGCGTGGCGCAAGATCAACTTGTCTCGCATTGAATCCCGTCCCACAAAAAAAGCGTTGGGAAGCTATTTTTTTGTGGTCGATATCGAACAAAAGATGGATGAAGTCCTGCTTCCGGGCGCTTTTGCCGAAATCGAAGCGATCGGCTGTCAGGTACGGCAGTTGGGTACATATCCCTTTTACATGCAGAAGGTCAACTCCTAGAGTTGGCTTTTTTCTATTCCAGATCTCTCCCCAGAATACGGGAACCTCAGGAGCAAAAAGCCCATGGGTGCATACCATGGTAGGGAGTTTCCGCGAGGGAGGAGAAATTGTGAGAATCCACGTAGTCCAAAAAGGCGACACCATGTGGAAGATCGCCAAGAGATATGGCGTCGATTACAAAGAGCTGTTACGCCTGAACAGTCAAATTAAGACTCCCGATACCATCTATCCAGGGGCGAGGATCAAGATCCCGGCCAAAGGCGTACCCGTTCGTCCCCAACAAAGACGGCCACAACAGCAATCGAGTGAAATGCCCTATGTAAAAGAAAGACCGATTACGGAAGAAGAGCAAGCACCCGAAGTTCCTGAAGAGATCGAACGCAGACCAATCGAACCGGAGGAGGAAGAAGTACGGATTGAGTCAGAGATCGAGACACCCCGTGTACTTCCAGCTCCTACTGAACCAGCAAAAGAGAAGCCTACGATCCCTCCGACTCCGAGTGTTATGCCAGAGACATTAACACCAGCGCTGCCACAGCCTACACGCCCTATAGCCCCAATGCCGATCAAACCGACTCCGAGTGTTATGCCAGAGACATTAACACCAGCGCTGCCACAGCCTACACGCCCCATTGCACCAATGCCAATGAAACCAATGATCCCGAACTTCCCGAAACAACCAATGATGCCACCCATGCAGCCACGTCCGTATCCACAGGTGCAGCCAACGCAAGTAAGCCCGTACATTTACCAGCCCAATGTTCCTCCAACGCAAGTAAGCCCGTACATTTACCAGCCCAATGTTCCTCCGACTCAGATCAGTCCGCTTCGCCCCAATGTTCCACCAACACGGGTGAGCCCATACATCTATCAACCGAGCGTTCCGCCGACTATCAGCCCTATTCGTCCAAATGTTCGACCGACACAGGTGAGTCCATACATTTATCAGCCAAATGTGCCGCCAACCCAGATTAGCCCATTGCGGCCGATGGTCCCACCGCCAAACTATTGCCCACCGTGTCAGCCACAGATACAGCCGACCAGACAGCCGCAGGTGAGTCCTGAGACAACGAACAATCAGAGACCACAGGTGAGTCCTGAAACAACGGGAAAACAGAGACCACAGGTGAGTCCTGAAACAACGGGAAAACAGAGGCCGCAGGTAAGTCCTCAGACGACGGTAAGACCACCGGCACCAATCAGTCCGCTGCCATTTCCACCACGTCCGATCATGCCGTTTCCACCAAGGCCGATATTTCCGATCCCACCATGCCCTCCATTTCCGAATCCTTGGATGAGACCGATTTATCCGCCATTTCCACCCATGCCATTTCCGAGGCCCAGCCAGGTATCGCCGCAGCAGCTGATGCCACAGCCGTTCTTCCCACCGCGACCGATGATACCGTTCTGCCCACCACCACCGATGCCATTTCCGCGACCTCCGTACCCGCAGGTTCGACCTGAAGTAGTAGAGGAGTCGTCTTGCTCGTCTTCATCGTGTGAATGTTCCCCGGAGAGTCCACAGCGAAAGCCCTATCGCGGCTCTAAGAGAGACCACGGACCAGTGAACCCGAACAACATGATGTTCCCACCACCACCGCGGATGGCTTCCATGCCCGACACAGGGTTATGGCCGCATTGGGGCGATGGGCACGAAGAATCCTCGTCGTACTGAATGGTTTTGATATGAACAAAGGGCTAATAGCATCTCTTGAAAAAGCGTTTCGCTGTCAAATTCACGCCGTAAAGCCAAAGCGGAATGTGAATTTGCTGAAGACGGACCGGGGATACTGGATCATCAAGGGCTATAAGCAAATGGATAAAGCAGTGTGGGTCACCCAGCTTTCCGAAGCACTGCGAGAAAAGGGCTTCCTGCGTACGGTGCAATACGTGCCGGATGGGGGAGGATCAACCATTTTTCCGTATGAAGACCGCTACTACACGATCATGAAAATGATTGATGGACGAGAAGCGGACAATGCTTCCCTCTATGATGTGAAAAAGACAGCAGAAACGCTTGCTCATTTCCACGTTGCTGCGCAAGGGTTTCCTGTTTCAACTACGTATGCGTTTGAGGGAAAGTCTGCCCTTCTCGACAAGTGGGAGAGCAGGCTCGAGCAATTTGAACGAATCACATGGGGAATTGAACAGAATGGTCCTCAATCCAAGCTGGAGCAGGTCATTGCACAAATGTCGCTGTCGATTATTCAAGACGGGCAGGAAATGCTGCAGTCAGCTTACAAACTACCGCTGACTCCCGAATTGTTCGCGGCGATGGAGAGAGGGACGCTGGCTCATCGAGATGTCGCGAGCCATAATTTTTTGGTGACACCGAGGAGCAATTGTTACTTGATTGACCTGGATACAGTCGGTCATGATGTACAGCTAGTCGATCTGGTGCAATTGATGTCCAGGATGCTGCTCCTTCAGGAATATCGGATGGGCTCCTTCGTCGAAGCGATGGAGGCATACAGTAAAATCAATTATTTGAGTGACACCCAAATCTGGATGGTTCATCAGTTGTTGCGTTATCCAGATAACTTCCTGCGTGAAGTAACCGGCTTGTATAGCAGTCGCCCTGGCTACCATTTACGTGGGGTTCAGCAACTGGTGCAGATGGAAGGGAAGCTTCTGCAAGACCGTCAAGTCTTCTTGCGAGCTGGCGAACAAATCTTTCAACGGTCCCCATGGGGCCAGTATCATTTCGTAGGGTAAAAAAAGAAGCTGACGGCTGTGACGCCTTCAGCTTCTTTGTATTATTTGGAGGCAGGTTTGGAAAGGTCAATGCTGTATTTCGCAAAGCCTGTTTCCAACGTATTGATGTACTTCAGGTTAGACATTTTTTCTGCGTAAGGCTTCGCTTCTGGAGAAGTTGTGAACGTCACATTCACTTTCGCGTTTACAGGAGCAAACGTCCAGTTTTGGTCAGCTGCAGGGTTGATCGATTTTTCGCTCAGGATGTAATCGATGACTACTTGGCGATTTTCATCCGGAGAATCGATGATGACGTTTTTGCCGTCCAGGCCTGGGAAGTTACCGCCACCACCAGCGCGGTAGTTATTCGTTACGACGATGAATTTATCTTCCGCTTTTACTGGTTTACCGTTGTACGCCAGGTTTTTGATGCGGTTTGCTTTCTCGTCAGCCAATTTACCATCGATTGCATATTTGGATGGTTGAGTAACGTCTACTTGGTACGTTACGCCATCAATTACGTCGAAGTTGTATGTCGGGAATGCTTCGTTTACCAATGGTTGTTCGTCTGCTCTTTTCACATCGATCTGGTTGAATTGGCCAGCGGAACGCTCGAGCCATTCTTGCAGCTGGGAACCGTTGATCAGAACCGCTTTCAGCGTGTTTGGATAGATGTACAGATCGGATACGTTTTTGATCGCGATAGTACCTGCAGGGATGTTGGTGTAGTAGCTTGCGCCGTTACGACCACCTGCTTTAAATGGCGCACCTGCGGACAGGACAGGAATGCCATCGTACTCCGTGCCTTTGATGTTTTTCTCAACAAACCATTTTTGTGCGTTCGTTACGATCTGGATGGACGGATCGTCTTGTACCAAAGCAAAGTAGCTAAAGATTGGGGAGCTAGTCGTACCTACTGCAGAACGTACCCACTCCACAGTGTGGTCATGGTCTTCCTTCACAGCATCCAGTACTTTTTGATCAGCATCAGCCAGGGAAGCTTTGTTGGCTTTGTCATAGATCGGAACGGCTTTGGAAGTAGAATCAGCTACTTTCCACTTACCGTTTTCTTGAGTCAGTGTCAGGTCGATTACGCCCAGGTTGTTACCCCAGTATCCAGGCATAACAGCTGGTTTGCCATTAATCATCCCTTTTGCACCGTCGACGCCTTCGATGTTGTCAAATCCAGGTCCCGGGAATACGAGGTGGGAATGGCCGAACAGGATGGCATCGATGCCTTCGATTTTGCTCAGTTGGTAGCTGGCATTCTCCAGGTTGGCAGCTGTTTCAACAGGGCCGATGCCGGAGTGAGGAACGGCTACGATGATGTCTGCGCCTTTTTTCTTCATTTCTGGGATGTATTTGTTAGCCGTTTCGAGGATATCTTTCGCAACGACCTTACCTTCTAGATTTGCTTTGTCCCACTGCATAATTTGAGGAGGAGCAAATCCAATTACACCAACCTTCAGGGTAACGTCCTTACCACTTTCATCCTTGAATTTGCGTTCGAGAATTTGATAAGGAGTAAACAGGTTCTTGTCGTTGTCTGGGTTTGTATCTTTGTCGTCAATGTACACGTTGGAGTTGATATATGGGAACTTAGCACCTTTGATGCTGCGCTCCAGATGCTCCAGACCGAAGTTGAACTCGTGGTTACCGATGTTACCCAGATCGTAGTTCAGCAGGTTCATTGCTTTGTAAACAGGGTGCGTCTCGCCATCCTTGAGCGGATCAATTTTTGCTACATAATCCCCAAGCGGGTTCCCTTGGAGCAGGTCACCGTTGTCGATGAGGATGCTGTTCTTTACTTCATCACGAGCTTTTTTGATCAGGGTAGCTGTTTTTGCGAAGCCGAATTCGTCAGTAGACTTATCTTGATAGTAGTCGTAGTTGACGATGTTGGTGTGGATGTCCGTTGTTTCCAGCAGGCGGAGCTTGAGGGTAGAGGTTGTTTGAGCGCTTACAGGAGTAAGGGAGAAAGTGAGTGCGCCAACAACCAAAGAAGTGCTGAGAAGACAAGCAGCCAGCATTTGTTTGTTTGCCTTTTTCATGTTTTGGATGACCTCCATAACTTTACAATAATGCCAAGCAAAAATAGTTTATCACTTGAATCATAGGATTGGTAGATATTCCTTGTGAATTTGTCGTAAATATAAGAATCTTGAGAGTATCAGGTATGTGACTCCTTTTTACTGGCGAGAATAGGAAAAAAAGGCTAGTAAAAGGGGTTCAATCGTATCATGAGGAAAAAATGGATGGTCTATGCTTCGTGGGCTTTTGCCCTAGTTACAGGGCTGGTAGTTGGGAGTATTCTTTCGCAAGGCAGCGGTAAAGAGGCGGGAACACTGACTCAGCTGTTCTCGGGAGGAAAAAGATCAATGGAAGTCGCGGGAAACTCCTACGAATTAGTGCTTGCTCGTAGCTATTTGTGTGGCGTTCGTGATGAAGAGCGCAAACCGGTGGCGATCAATCATCTGGCTAATTCGATGGTCGATTATAAAGGCTGGGAGATTGTGACTGCAGATTCAAACAAAATGATTTTGATGAAGAGAGAGCATGATATATCTCCAGAGTGCAAAGAAAACGGCCACTTCGGTCTGTCAACCGATGGTATGCTCACACTCTTTCACGGTGTGCCGTCGGATCAGGAAGTGGTACAGACCTTCTACCGGATCAATACGGTGAAGATGGAAGCGAGCCTTCCAAAGGAAGAAGTGGATAGCCTGAAGCGCGGCATTCGTGTGCGTGATCTGGCGGAGTATAACAGCGTGCTTTCCACCTATGGAGAATTTCAACTGAGTGAAGAGTAAAAAGGCTGCCCGGAATGGGGCAACCTTTTATTATTTGATCGCAACGTCTACGATTTGCCATCTTTCCCAGGGGGCAGAGCGGAGGAGGAGA containing:
- the thrC gene encoding threonine synthase, which encodes MSNDRQSGIIARYREFLPVTDKTPLVSLHEGNTPLIHAPNLSKQLGVELYVKYEGLNPTGSFKDRGMVMAVAKAVEEGSTTIMCASTGNTSAAAAAYAARCGLRCIVLIPSGNIALGKLAQAIAYGAEVIAIDGNFDEALNIVREITANEPITLVNSVNPYRIEGQKSAAFEVCDALGDAPDILAIPVGNAGNITAYWKGFKEYKAAGKSNSLPRMYGFQAAGAAPLVHGQPVPNPETIATAIRIGNPASKDGALNAISESHGLIDSVTDEEILHAYQLLAKSEGVFCEPASAASLAGIIKLKAAGKLQEGAKVACVLTGNGLKDPNVALKLVGEEPRSVPATREAVMALVSQKGSEVRS
- the thrB gene encoding homoserine kinase is translated as MNGNLVRVIIPASTANLGPGFDALGLAFQLYSVVEMKRSEQTTIELVGKELQGTPADKSNLLYQVAAQLFEKAGLPAPELAIRASSDAPLTRGLGSSAAAIVGALVAANQLAGEPFTRDQLFDMATRLEGHPDNVGASMFGGIVVATMPDIADAPIPYIRLSPPAGLQALVVIPEFPLSTEKARNVLPQVYSKQDVVYNVGHSSLLVAALAQGRLDLLGQAMGDRLHQPYRAELVPGLKDILEEATAHGALGAALSGAGPTILCFFSTDEQREELQGFVDRVMNGHGISYRVMILQPDEHGVQVEIHQT
- the pheA gene encoding prephenate dehydratase, whose amino-acid sequence is MQNKLAFLGPRGTFSEEAARSLPIEMPIDYVPYPSIIEVLNAVAKDEVKYGIVPIENSIEGTVNSTLDWLIHEVDLPILAELALPITQNLLVAKREQPLQLSAITRVMSHPQAIAQSFHFIRENMPQAVVENVNSTALAAQTVSEHPEEPWAAIGTRLNADIYPLEVAQPQIQDFSNNYTRFVLVGQEPLPLPASDREKTTILVTLPEDFPGALYQVLAAFAWRKINLSRIESRPTKKALGSYFFVVDIEQKMDEVLLPGAFAEIEAIGCQVRQLGTYPFYMQKVNS
- the safA gene encoding LysM peptidoglycan-binding domain-containing protein, with the translated sequence MRIHVVQKGDTMWKIAKRYGVDYKELLRLNSQIKTPDTIYPGARIKIPAKGVPVRPQQRRPQQQSSEMPYVKERPITEEEQAPEVPEEIERRPIEPEEEEVRIESEIETPRVLPAPTEPAKEKPTIPPTPSVMPETLTPALPQPTRPIAPMPIKPTPSVMPETLTPALPQPTRPIAPMPMKPMIPNFPKQPMMPPMQPRPYPQVQPTQVSPYIYQPNVPPTQVSPYIYQPNVPPTQISPLRPNVPPTRVSPYIYQPSVPPTISPIRPNVRPTQVSPYIYQPNVPPTQISPLRPMVPPPNYCPPCQPQIQPTRQPQVSPETTNNQRPQVSPETTGKQRPQVSPETTGKQRPQVSPQTTVRPPAPISPLPFPPRPIMPFPPRPIFPIPPCPPFPNPWMRPIYPPFPPMPFPRPSQVSPQQLMPQPFFPPRPMIPFCPPPPMPFPRPPYPQVRPEVVEESSCSSSSCECSPESPQRKPYRGSKRDHGPVNPNNMMFPPPPRMASMPDTGLWPHWGDGHEESSSY
- a CDS encoding phosphotransferase is translated as MNKGLIASLEKAFRCQIHAVKPKRNVNLLKTDRGYWIIKGYKQMDKAVWVTQLSEALREKGFLRTVQYVPDGGGSTIFPYEDRYYTIMKMIDGREADNASLYDVKKTAETLAHFHVAAQGFPVSTTYAFEGKSALLDKWESRLEQFERITWGIEQNGPQSKLEQVIAQMSLSIIQDGQEMLQSAYKLPLTPELFAAMERGTLAHRDVASHNFLVTPRSNCYLIDLDTVGHDVQLVDLVQLMSRMLLLQEYRMGSFVEAMEAYSKINYLSDTQIWMVHQLLRYPDNFLREVTGLYSSRPGYHLRGVQQLVQMEGKLLQDRQVFLRAGEQIFQRSPWGQYHFVG
- a CDS encoding bifunctional 2',3'-cyclic-nucleotide 2'-phosphodiesterase/3'-nucleotidase, with the translated sequence MKKANKQMLAACLLSTSLVVGALTFSLTPVSAQTTSTLKLRLLETTDIHTNIVNYDYYQDKSTDEFGFAKTATLIKKARDEVKNSILIDNGDLLQGNPLGDYVAKIDPLKDGETHPVYKAMNLLNYDLGNIGNHEFNFGLEHLERSIKGAKFPYINSNVYIDDKDTNPDNDKNLFTPYQILERKFKDESGKDVTLKVGVIGFAPPQIMQWDKANLEGKVVAKDILETANKYIPEMKKKGADIIVAVPHSGIGPVETAANLENASYQLSKIEGIDAILFGHSHLVFPGPGFDNIEGVDGAKGMINGKPAVMPGYWGNNLGVIDLTLTQENGKWKVADSTSKAVPIYDKANKASLADADQKVLDAVKEDHDHTVEWVRSAVGTTSSPIFSYFALVQDDPSIQIVTNAQKWFVEKNIKGTEYDGIPVLSAGAPFKAGGRNGASYYTNIPAGTIAIKNVSDLYIYPNTLKAVLINGSQLQEWLERSAGQFNQIDVKRADEQPLVNEAFPTYNFDVIDGVTYQVDVTQPSKYAIDGKLADEKANRIKNLAYNGKPVKAEDKFIVVTNNYRAGGGGNFPGLDGKNVIIDSPDENRQVVIDYILSEKSINPAADQNWTFAPVNAKVNVTFTTSPEAKPYAEKMSNLKYINTLETGFAKYSIDLSKPASK
- a CDS encoding BofC C-terminal domain-containing protein, which produces MRKKWMVYASWAFALVTGLVVGSILSQGSGKEAGTLTQLFSGGKRSMEVAGNSYELVLARSYLCGVRDEERKPVAINHLANSMVDYKGWEIVTADSNKMILMKREHDISPECKENGHFGLSTDGMLTLFHGVPSDQEVVQTFYRINTVKMEASLPKEEVDSLKRGIRVRDLAEYNSVLSTYGEFQLSEE